A single Mustela lutreola isolate mMusLut2 chromosome X, mMusLut2.pri, whole genome shotgun sequence DNA region contains:
- the HSD17B10 gene encoding 3-hydroxyacyl-CoA dehydrogenase type-2 isoform X1, with amino-acid sequence MSGSQGSGVFAPPGCSATPTGTTRPWIWGEELGAGRKGHIYGLVALITGGASGLGLATAERLVGQGATAVLVDLPNSDGEVQANKLGKSCAFAPADVTSEKDVQAALTLAKEKFGRVDVAVNCAGIAVAMKTYNLKKNQAHSLEDFQRVLNVNLLGTFNVIRLVASEMSQNEPDQGGQRGVIINTASVAAFEGQVGQAAYSASKGGIVGMTLPIARDLAPMGIRVMTIAPGLFGTPLLTTLPEKVRNFLASQVPFPSRLGDPAEYAHLVQAIIENPFINGEVIRLDGAIRMQP; translated from the exons ATGTCGGGGAGTCAAGGTAGTGGGGTCTTCGCTCCTCCTGGCTGCTCCGCCACGCCAACTGGGACCACGCGGCCATGGATCTGGGGGGAAGAGCTCGGTGCCGGGCGAAAGGGTCACATTTAT GGCCTGGTTGCTCTAATAACCGGAGGAGCCTCTGGTCTAGGTCTGGCCACAGCAGAGCGACTGGTGGGGCAAGGGGCCACTGCTGTGCTTGTAGACCTGCCCAACTCAGATGGGGAGGTCCAAGCCAATAAGTTAGGGAAGAGCTGCGCCTTTGCCCCAGCTGAT GTGACCTCAGAGAAGGACGTGCAAGCAGCCCTGACTctagcaaaagaaaaatttggcCGTGTGGATGTGGCAGTCAACTGTGCAGGCATTGCAGTGGCCATGAAGACATACAACTTAAAGAAGAATCAGGCCCATTCCTTGGAGGATTTCCAACGAGTTCTTAAT GTGAATCTCCTAGGCACCTTCAATGTGATCCGCCTGGTGGCCAGTGAGATGAGCCAGAACGAACCAGACCAGGGAGGCCAACGTGGGGTCATCATCAACACTGCCAGCGTGGCTGCCTTTGAGGGCCAG GTTGGACAAGCTGCATACTCTGCTTCCAAGGGGGGCATAGTGGGCATGACCCTGCCCATTGCTCGGGATCTGGCTCCCATGGGCATCCGAGTGATGACCATTGCTCCAG GCCTGTTTGGCACCCCGCTGCTCACCACCCTCCCAGAAAAAGTACGCAACTtcttagccagccaggtgcccttccccAGTCGACTGGGTGATCCCGCTGAGTATGCTCATCTGGTACAAGCTATCATTGAGAACCCATTCATCAATGGAGAGGTCATCCGGCTGGATGGGGCCATTCGCATGCAGCCTtga
- the RIBC1 gene encoding RIB43A-like with coiled-coils protein 1, whose translation MYKVDLSPDPKEVAAIEARRNREKERQSRFFNVRTRVMGVDVKALNSQVEERKLREATEQSKEAAYGTYQEQYDLVAQMLEKEEAERTRRLNKKVQEFREQKQQLKNRQEFDLWDPGRLWMEFPAYLGPSDPPCGPASLQCFAGEDLERAMCLKMQQEQFRYSLERQLQEQQQVQDDEKCADMLDDQLRLAVDMRAAQLAKLEESCRVAMMSAMANANKAQAAELAERQRRERQHEQEANLMEIQNQITSDLLTENPQVAQNPVAPHRVLPYCWKGMTPEQRAAIRKVQEVQRREKEAQHQADQALDAKWESQALHLAQAAMELEEQERELCAEFRRGLGSFNQQLAKEQNAQQNYLNSIIYTNQPTAQYHLQFNTSSR comes from the exons ATGTACAAGGTAGACCTGTCCCCAGATCCCAAGGAGGTGGCAGCCATCGAGGCTAGAAGAAATCGAGAAAAAGAGCGACAGAGCCGATTCTTCAATGTACGGACCCGAGTCATGGGG GTGGATGTCAAAGCCCTCAACAGCCAAGTGGAAGAGCGAAAGCTTCGAGAGGCAACAGAGCAGAGCAAAGAGGCAGCTTATG GTACCTACCAGGAACAGTATGATCTAGTAGCCCAGATGCtagagaaggaagaggcagaaCGGACACGTCGGCTGAACAAGAAAGTCCAGGAATTTCGGGAGCAAAAGCAGCAGCTCAAGAATCGGCAAGAATTTGACCTTTGGGATCCTGGCCGACTCTGGATGGAGTTTCCAGCCTATCTTGGCCCCAGCGATCCCCCCTGTGGCCCAGCCAGCTTGCAGTGCTTTGCTGGGGAGGACCTGGAGAGGGCCATGTGCCTGAAAATGCAGCAGGAGCAGTTCAGATACAGCCTGGAGAGGCAGCTGCAGGAGCAACAGCAAGTCCAGGATGATGAGAAGTGCGCGG ATATGCTTGATGACCAACTGCGCCTTGCCGTGGACATGCGGGCTGCCCAGCTGGCCAAGCTAGAGGAGTCCTGCCGCGTGGCCATGATGTCTGCTATGGCCAATGCCAACAAAGCCCAG GCAGCCGAACTGGCTGAGCGGCAGCGCCGTGAGCGTCAGCACGAACAGGAGGCCAACCTCATGGAGATCCAGAACCAGATCACCAGTGACCTACTGACCGAGAACCCCCAGGTTGCCCAGAACCCTGTGGCTCCCCACCGGGTCCTGCCCTATTGTTGGAAGGGCATGACTCCAGAGCAGAGAGCTGCCATCAGGAAAGTCCAGGAGGTGCAACGCCGTGAAAAGGAGGCACAGCATCAAGCCGACCAAGCACTGGATGCCAAATGGGAGAGCCAGGCCTTGCACCTGGCCCAGGCAGCAATGGAGctagaggagcaggagagggaacttTGTGCTGAATTTCGAAGGGGACTGGGCTCCTTCAATCAGCAGCTGGCTAAGGAGCAAAACGCCCA GCAGAATTATCTGAATTCTATAATCTATACCAATCAACCTACGGCCCAGTACCACCTACAGTTCAACACCAGCAGCCGCTGA
- the HSD17B10 gene encoding 3-hydroxyacyl-CoA dehydrogenase type-2 isoform X2: MAAACRGVKGLVALITGGASGLGLATAERLVGQGATAVLVDLPNSDGEVQANKLGKSCAFAPADVTSEKDVQAALTLAKEKFGRVDVAVNCAGIAVAMKTYNLKKNQAHSLEDFQRVLNVNLLGTFNVIRLVASEMSQNEPDQGGQRGVIINTASVAAFEGQVGQAAYSASKGGIVGMTLPIARDLAPMGIRVMTIAPGLFGTPLLTTLPEKVRNFLASQVPFPSRLGDPAEYAHLVQAIIENPFINGEVIRLDGAIRMQP, translated from the exons ATGGCTGCGGCATGTCGGGGAGTCAAG GGCCTGGTTGCTCTAATAACCGGAGGAGCCTCTGGTCTAGGTCTGGCCACAGCAGAGCGACTGGTGGGGCAAGGGGCCACTGCTGTGCTTGTAGACCTGCCCAACTCAGATGGGGAGGTCCAAGCCAATAAGTTAGGGAAGAGCTGCGCCTTTGCCCCAGCTGAT GTGACCTCAGAGAAGGACGTGCAAGCAGCCCTGACTctagcaaaagaaaaatttggcCGTGTGGATGTGGCAGTCAACTGTGCAGGCATTGCAGTGGCCATGAAGACATACAACTTAAAGAAGAATCAGGCCCATTCCTTGGAGGATTTCCAACGAGTTCTTAAT GTGAATCTCCTAGGCACCTTCAATGTGATCCGCCTGGTGGCCAGTGAGATGAGCCAGAACGAACCAGACCAGGGAGGCCAACGTGGGGTCATCATCAACACTGCCAGCGTGGCTGCCTTTGAGGGCCAG GTTGGACAAGCTGCATACTCTGCTTCCAAGGGGGGCATAGTGGGCATGACCCTGCCCATTGCTCGGGATCTGGCTCCCATGGGCATCCGAGTGATGACCATTGCTCCAG GCCTGTTTGGCACCCCGCTGCTCACCACCCTCCCAGAAAAAGTACGCAACTtcttagccagccaggtgcccttccccAGTCGACTGGGTGATCCCGCTGAGTATGCTCATCTGGTACAAGCTATCATTGAGAACCCATTCATCAATGGAGAGGTCATCCGGCTGGATGGGGCCATTCGCATGCAGCCTtga